The nucleotide sequence TATGCTTTTAAGAATACTTTCACAATGACAGGATTGCAAGGTGATGAAGAGGCCATTATTGGCTTGGTCAATAACCAGACAGATAAGGAATTGGGGATTTTAGAAGTGGGAGACTTTGTGGTGCTATTTACCCATGATAAGCAGACCTATGATAAAGTCTGGTATATGGGCTTGGGACTGATACTTCCTAAGAATGTTTATTTGGGATGGATGGAAGCTCCTTCAACTGGGCAAATCACCGATACATTCCTAGCGAGAATGAAGGTCGAAAACAATAAGCCGATTAGTTATTATGCAGTAGCCTCGTGGGAATTATCAGATTCAGGGTTTACTGAGCAAGGTTATTTTAAAGAATATATTTTAGGGTTGGCAAAACAACTGGATGCAAAAGTGAAGGTAGAGGTCCAAAAATAGGAAAATCTAGTCTTGTCCTCTTGCATCTTCAAGGCACCTGTCTTGATTCATTTAGATTAGAAAAAATAAAACATGAAATATATAAAGTACTTTAAGCATAGTGTAAGCTTATGGATGATTAGAAAAGTCTTTCTTGTATGGCTGGTAGTTGTGCTTTCTGTTATCAAGCTGTCTGCGCAAGAGAAAATCACCGATACCAATACCCCATTACACCTAATAAAACCGGATTATCCTGTTCCTTATGGTCAGGTTGGTCAAGAAGAAACAGAACGGACTTTGAGCAGGGTTTATGAGTATTTGAACAAAGTGACACCTGCAAAACTGGTAGAAGGCGAAGGGTTGACTCCTGTTCAAAACATTTCTAAGGCAAACGGTGATGTTCGATTGGCTCAAGGAGATTTTAGGTTGTTAAGTTATGAATGGGGGGTGACTTATGCTGGTATGTTATCTGCGGCTGAGGCTACAGGAGATGCCAAGTTTAGAGATTATACCTTTGACCGTTTGGAATTTTTAAACACTTTATTTAATCATTACGCTAAGAAATCCCTATCAGCTGAAAATTCCAGTCCTATTGATAGGGTCTTGCATCCCCATGCTTTAGATGATGCAGGAGCCCTTTGTGCCGCCATTATCAAGGCCAGAAATGCAGGCTTGGATGAGGATGTCACGGCCATGGTAGATAATTTCATCGGTTTTATCATGAATAGGCAGTACCGCTTGGAAGATGGTACTTTGGCGAGGAACAGACCATTGAAAAACACATTATGGTTGGATGACTTGTTTATGAGTGTTCCTGCACTAGCGCAGATGGGGAAGGCAACTGGTGATAGAAAATATTTTGATGAGGCGACCAAGCAGGTGGAGTTGTTTAGGGAACGGATGTTCAATAAGGACAAAGGTATTTATATGCATGGCTGGGTGGAAGGAGCAGAAAATTTCCCTCAGTTTCATTGGGGAAGGGCCAATGGTTGGGCATTCATGACGCTAGTGGAATTACTGGATGTTTTACCGATGGATCACCCTAAATATGATAAAATGATGAGCTATTTTTTGGCTCATGCTAAGGGCTTGGCACAATACCAGTCAGGAGCTGGCTTTTGGCATCAATTGATAGACAGACCAGATAGTTATTTAGAAACTTCGGCCACGGCCATATATGCCTATTGTTATGCAAAAGCGATCAATCATGGGTGGTTGGACCATAGGGTGTTCGGTCCATTGACCGTATTGGCTTGGACAGCTGTATCTACTAAAGTTAATGATATTGGTCAAATAGAAGGAACTTGCGTGGGAACGGGCATGGGATTTGACCCCGGATTTTATTATTACAGGCCTGTAAATGTCTATGCTGCCCATGGATATGGCCCTGTACTATTGGCAGGAGCCGAAATCATCAAAATGCTAAAAAACACGCCTTACCAGATAGAAGAAACCGCTATACAATTTACAGAATAAATTTTCTCCTACATTTAAATGTTTATGATCACTGGAAGGTCCGGATATCATATGGGGCCTTTTTAAAAATGATGTAAAAACTTGATTTTTGACTTATTACTATGATTTGATGCTAATATGTCGAAATAATAATTTGTTTAAATTATTAAGACCAATTATGGAGCGTATGTGCAAACCTTTGCATAAATAGATTTGTGTAGCATATATTTTAAGTATTTCTTTGGAGTATATATCGAGCAAGAGTAGCGGACTAAACGCTGCAATTTTACTAGCCTATAAAAGCAATTGTAATTATATGGGTATTTGTAAAAGATATAGAAAGGATAAAATTGAAATTGGGGTTTATAGACGGGGATCTTTTCTCTTATAGAGGAAAGATCCTTTTTTTATTCTAGATTAATCGGATCAGTCCTAAAAGTGGATCAGGCAATATTTTCTGGGGGTGAATAATTTCAAACTTAAATTTTGTCTCCCCTTGCCAGATTAAGCGTAGTTTAAGTCACAGGCCTGCCTAGACAGTCAATTGCGTAAAAGTATGAACTCAGATGTATTATAAATAATCTGATTATCCGCAATGATGCCAGTAACCTTAAATCCTTTGCTTAAGTGGTTGGGAGTTTGAAGACTGAAGACCGAAGGAGTTGATATTTTAATTAAAACGAACATTTCGATTCGCTTTTAACTTTTACTGGTGCAATTGCGGATATACATAATAAATAAATATCCGTGTTCATCTTTATCCATCTGTGGTTAATAAATAGCGCACATCAAAGCTAAAATAGACTGTTTTTCCCTAGTTTTTCGGCTTGGCCCAACTTTGCCCCAAACTAATACCAAAGTAATACCAAAGCTGGGGCAAAGCTATATCAAAGCTGGGGCAAAGCTGGGTTTAGCCCTCTTTTTTGTTCATAAACTCCCTTTCTGGTCCAGCTTTGCAAGCTGGATCCATAAATAAATGGCATTTAATAACTAGCGCATATCAAAGCCAAAATAGATAGTTTTCCCCCAGCTTTTCGACTTGGTCTAATTAATCTTGTCTAAAGTTGGATACAGTTTGAAATTCAAGTAAGATCATTTGTTTTTCATGCCCAGATCGTAGATTTCCTGAATCTCCTTGAGTTTCTCAAAAAAATCGATCTTTAAATCAATTAGGTTACCGGTATGTATATCGAATACCCATCCATGAACAGTAGGAAATCCTCTGTTGAGATAATGTCTCTGAACACAGGCCATTTTGATTACATTCAGGCACTGTTCTTCGACATTGATTTCTACTAAACGGTTATATTTTTCGGTTTGATCCTTTATTGAATTAAGCTCATTCCTGTGCATGCGGTACACATCTCGGATATTTCTCAACCACGGATTTAACAAGCCCAAATCTTTGGACTCCATGGCGGCCTTGACCCCTCCGCAGGAATAATGCCCACACACCACTATATGTTTGACTTCAAGGTGCGTCACCGCATATTCAATGACGGAAGCAGAACTGCTGTCATTATTAGGGACCAGGTTAGCTATATTCCTGTGAACAAACATTTGGCCGGGTTGGATTCCGGTCATTTCCTCAGCCGTAACCCGACTGTCGCTACAGCCTATATATAATAATTCAGGGGATTGTCCTTTGGCTAGATGTTCGAAAAATGCTTCCTCAGTGGCTTTTTTGCTATTGATCCATTCCTGATTATTTCTGAAAATCTGATGGTATAAGTTCATGGGGACTGGGCTTGCTTCGACAAAATTTTCTTTGAAGATATACTAAATTATTAATATCAAAGATCATTAGTTTGGTTTTATGTAGATCAAGAGTCAAATAATTACTTGAATGCATCTCAAAATATAATTTAGTCAATGCATTATTTTCTGAAATGCCTTTTGATCAATTAGGAAGTATTGATTTTTGCCTAATTTTTTCAATGAATCTAAAATCATCAAAACCGATTGATATATAGGTTGTTATC is from Echinicola marina and encodes:
- a CDS encoding glycoside hydrolase family 88/105 protein, which codes for MKYIKYFKHSVSLWMIRKVFLVWLVVVLSVIKLSAQEKITDTNTPLHLIKPDYPVPYGQVGQEETERTLSRVYEYLNKVTPAKLVEGEGLTPVQNISKANGDVRLAQGDFRLLSYEWGVTYAGMLSAAEATGDAKFRDYTFDRLEFLNTLFNHYAKKSLSAENSSPIDRVLHPHALDDAGALCAAIIKARNAGLDEDVTAMVDNFIGFIMNRQYRLEDGTLARNRPLKNTLWLDDLFMSVPALAQMGKATGDRKYFDEATKQVELFRERMFNKDKGIYMHGWVEGAENFPQFHWGRANGWAFMTLVELLDVLPMDHPKYDKMMSYFLAHAKGLAQYQSGAGFWHQLIDRPDSYLETSATAIYAYCYAKAINHGWLDHRVFGPLTVLAWTAVSTKVNDIGQIEGTCVGTGMGFDPGFYYYRPVNVYAAHGYGPVLLAGAEIIKMLKNTPYQIEETAIQFTE
- a CDS encoding carbonic anhydrase — translated: MNLYHQIFRNNQEWINSKKATEEAFFEHLAKGQSPELLYIGCSDSRVTAEEMTGIQPGQMFVHRNIANLVPNNDSSSASVIEYAVTHLEVKHIVVCGHYSCGGVKAAMESKDLGLLNPWLRNIRDVYRMHRNELNSIKDQTEKYNRLVEINVEEQCLNVIKMACVQRHYLNRGFPTVHGWVFDIHTGNLIDLKIDFFEKLKEIQEIYDLGMKNK